One Pseudomonas sp. AN-1 genomic region harbors:
- the pncB gene encoding nicotinate phosphoribosyltransferase gives MAESVFAERIVQSLLDTDFYKLTMMQAVLHNYPNAEVEWEFRCRSDEDLSPYLAEIRHQIARLEELSMSADQLAFLERIPFLKADFIRFLGLFRFNLRYVHTAVEDGQLAIRVRGPWLHVILFEVPLLAIVSEVRNRYRYREVVLEQVAERLYAKLDWLRREASAEELGGFQLADFGTRRRFSYRTQEEVVNILRHDFPGQFVGSSNVHLAREYGLKPIGTMAHEWLMAHQQLGPRLIDSQRAALDCWVREYRGLLGIALTDCITMDAFLADFDLYFAKLFDGLRHDSGDPLAWAQKAIAHYEKLGIDPRGKTLVFSDGLDFPRALALYRQLRGRINVSFGIGTSLTCDIPGVTPTNMVIKMTACNGQPVAKISDAPGKTQCRDPNFVAYLKHVFRVPSASQGA, from the coding sequence ATGGCCGAGAGCGTATTCGCCGAGCGCATCGTGCAGAGCCTGCTCGACACCGACTTCTACAAGCTGACCATGATGCAGGCGGTGCTGCACAACTACCCCAACGCCGAGGTGGAATGGGAATTCCGCTGCCGCAGCGACGAGGACCTCAGCCCGTATCTGGCCGAGATCCGCCACCAGATCGCGCGCCTCGAGGAACTGTCCATGAGCGCCGACCAGTTGGCCTTCCTCGAACGCATCCCCTTCCTCAAGGCCGACTTCATCCGCTTCCTCGGCCTGTTCCGCTTCAACCTGCGCTATGTGCATACCGCAGTCGAGGACGGCCAGCTGGCGATCCGCGTGCGCGGCCCCTGGCTGCACGTGATCCTCTTTGAGGTGCCGCTGCTGGCCATCGTCAGCGAGGTGCGCAACCGCTACCGCTATCGCGAAGTGGTGCTCGAACAGGTCGCCGAACGGCTGTACGCCAAGCTCGACTGGCTGCGCCGCGAAGCCTCGGCCGAGGAGCTGGGCGGCTTCCAGCTGGCCGACTTCGGCACCCGCCGGCGCTTCTCCTACCGCACCCAGGAGGAAGTGGTGAACATCCTGCGCCACGACTTCCCCGGCCAGTTCGTCGGCAGCAGCAACGTGCACCTGGCGCGCGAGTACGGCCTCAAGCCCATCGGCACCATGGCCCACGAATGGCTGATGGCCCACCAGCAGCTCGGCCCGCGGCTGATCGACAGCCAGCGCGCCGCACTGGACTGCTGGGTGCGCGAGTACCGCGGCCTGCTCGGTATCGCCCTGACCGACTGCATCACCATGGACGCCTTCCTCGCCGACTTCGACCTGTACTTCGCCAAGCTCTTCGACGGCCTGCGCCACGACTCCGGCGACCCGCTGGCCTGGGCGCAGAAGGCCATCGCCCATTACGAGAAACTCGGCATCGACCCGCGCGGCAAGACCCTGGTGTTCTCCGACGGCCTCGACTTCCCGCGCGCGCTGGCCCTGTACCGCCAGCTGCGCGGGCGGATCAACGTCAGCTTCGGCATCGGCACCAGCCTGACCTGCGACATTCCGGGGGTGACGCCGACCAACATGGTGATCAAGATGACCGCCTGCAACGGCCAGCCGGTGGCGAAGATCTCCGACGCGCCGGGAAAGACCCAGTGCCGCGACCCCAACTTCGTCGCCTACCTGAAACACGTATTCCGCGTCCCCAGCGCCAGCCAAGGAGCCTGA
- the queD gene encoding 6-carboxytetrahydropterin synthase QueD: MELFKEFTFEAAHLLPHVPEGHKCGRLHGHSFRVAIYIEGEVDPYTGWIRDFSEIKAIFKPIYDRLDHYYLNDIPGLENPTSENLSKWIWQQLKPLLPELSRVRVHETCTSGCEYRGD, from the coding sequence GTGGAACTGTTCAAGGAATTCACCTTCGAAGCCGCCCATCTCCTGCCCCACGTTCCCGAGGGTCACAAGTGCGGACGCCTGCACGGCCATTCGTTCCGCGTGGCGATCTACATCGAGGGCGAAGTCGATCCCTACACCGGCTGGATCCGTGATTTCTCCGAGATCAAGGCGATCTTCAAGCCGATCTACGACCGCCTCGACCACTACTACCTGAACGACATCCCCGGCCTCGAGAACCCCACCAGCGAGAACCTCTCGAAGTGGATCTGGCAGCAGCTCAAGCCGCTGCTGCCGGAGCTGTCGCGGGTGCGCGTGCACGAGACCTGCACCAGCGGCTGCGAATACCGCGGCGACTGA
- a CDS encoding HD domain-containing phosphohydrolase produces the protein MPNIPEHLRQASIALLESSAGSLSLLQDALEAAGLKNTRVLADPANGLAWLLENTWDLLLLDLDMSRPGGFEILRLLRKYLPENQPILAVSCRNDVESRHRALDLGVSDYLCKPVDHREMLLRLRNHLNLWFTRLELDQERRWLEQRVEEHGRELEKATETIVRCLVRVTEYRDNQNGHHMMRIGESVALLARACGCREEWVGQLRVAATMHDVGMVGIPDYILLKPGPLDEAETQVMRRHAQLGHQFLSDSAANPLLQLAAEVALHHHERWDGSGYPAGLKGEAIPLSARIVALCDVYDVLRTPRPFRPAWTVKEAQLYIREQSGRQFDPELVRLMDRHMFEQFESLRLVWSD, from the coding sequence ATGCCGAACATTCCCGAACACCTGCGCCAGGCCAGCATCGCTTTGCTGGAGAGTAGCGCCGGCAGCTTGAGCCTGCTGCAGGATGCCCTCGAGGCGGCCGGCCTGAAGAACACGCGGGTATTGGCCGATCCCGCGAACGGTCTGGCCTGGCTGCTGGAAAACACCTGGGATCTGCTGCTGCTCGATCTCGACATGTCCCGCCCGGGTGGTTTCGAGATCCTGCGGCTGCTGCGCAAGTACCTGCCGGAAAACCAGCCGATACTCGCGGTTTCCTGCCGCAACGACGTGGAGAGCCGCCACCGCGCCCTCGACCTGGGCGTCAGCGACTATCTGTGCAAGCCGGTCGACCACCGGGAGATGCTCCTGCGTCTGCGCAACCACCTCAACCTCTGGTTCACCCGTCTCGAGCTGGACCAGGAGCGGCGCTGGCTCGAGCAGCGCGTCGAGGAGCACGGCCGCGAGCTCGAGAAGGCCACGGAAACCATCGTCCGCTGTCTGGTGCGCGTCACCGAATACCGCGACAACCAGAATGGCCACCACATGATGCGCATCGGCGAGAGCGTCGCCCTGCTGGCGCGTGCCTGCGGCTGCCGGGAGGAGTGGGTCGGCCAGCTGCGGGTGGCCGCGACCATGCACGATGTCGGCATGGTTGGCATTCCCGACTACATCCTGCTCAAGCCCGGCCCGCTCGACGAGGCGGAGACGCAGGTGATGCGCCGGCATGCGCAGCTGGGCCACCAGTTCCTCAGCGACTCCGCGGCCAATCCGCTGCTGCAGCTCGCCGCGGAGGTCGCGCTGCACCATCACGAGCGCTGGGATGGCAGCGGTTACCCTGCGGGGCTCAAGGGCGAGGCCATCCCCCTGTCCGCGCGCATCGTCGCGCTCTGCGACGTGTACGACGTGCTGCGCACCCCGCGGCCGTTCAGGCCGGCGTGGACCGTGAAGGAGGCGCAGCTCTACATCCGCGAGCAGTCGGGGCGGCAGTTCGACCCCGAGCTGGTCCGCCTGATGGACCGGCACATGTTCGAGCAGTTCGAGAGCCTGCGCCTGGTCTGGAGCGATTGA
- a CDS encoding copper resistance system multicopper oxidase encodes MPSLTSRRTFLKGLAAGGVLAGLGLWRQPVWALDRPGQPGVLAGTQFDLTIDELPVDFTGKARTAVAVNGSLPAPLLRWREGDVVTLRVRNRLKEDTSIHWHGILLPANMDGVPGFSFAGIAPDGMYEYKFKVKQSGTYWYHSHSGFQEQRGLYGPLVIDPLEPEPFQYERDYVVMLSDWTDENPARVLAKLKKQADYYNQHRRTVGDFIRDVGEQGWSDTFSERWAWAKMNMSPTDLADVSGATYTYLLNGQAPDGNWTGLFQPGERIRLRLINAAAMTYFDFRIPGLKLTVVAADGQNVEPVEVDEIRLGVAETYDVIVTPDGSQDAYTLFAQSMDRSGYARGTLALREGLSAPVPAPDPRPELSMADMGHGDHGAHGSHGSATTGMDHAAMNHGDMSHGAATQGGMAHAAMAGMDHGQMAGMDHGSMAGMNHGAPAGAAIAMQGHPASEANNPLIDMQTMAPTAKLDDPGIGLRDNGRRVLTYADLRSRFADPDGRAPSRTIELHLTGHMERFSWSIDGVPFAHAEPIRLKYGERMRIVLVNDTMMHHPIHLHGLWSDLEDEQGNFRVRKHTIDMPPGAIRSYRVTADALGRWAYHCHMLMHMDLGMFREVRVEE; translated from the coding sequence ATGCCATCTCTGACTTCACGACGAACCTTCCTCAAGGGCCTGGCTGCCGGCGGCGTGCTCGCCGGCCTCGGCCTGTGGCGCCAGCCGGTGTGGGCGCTGGACCGGCCCGGCCAGCCGGGCGTGCTGGCCGGCACCCAGTTCGACCTGACCATCGACGAGCTGCCGGTCGACTTCACCGGCAAGGCGCGCACCGCCGTGGCGGTCAACGGCAGCCTGCCGGCGCCGCTGCTGCGCTGGCGCGAGGGCGACGTGGTGACCCTGCGGGTGCGCAACCGCCTCAAGGAGGACACCTCGATCCACTGGCACGGCATCCTGCTGCCGGCCAACATGGACGGCGTGCCGGGCTTCAGCTTCGCCGGCATCGCCCCGGACGGCATGTACGAATACAAGTTCAAGGTGAAGCAGAGCGGCACCTACTGGTACCACAGCCATTCCGGCTTCCAGGAACAGCGCGGCCTCTACGGCCCGCTGGTGATCGACCCGCTGGAGCCGGAGCCGTTCCAGTACGAGCGCGACTACGTGGTGATGCTCTCCGACTGGACCGACGAGAACCCGGCGCGGGTGCTGGCCAAGCTGAAGAAGCAGGCCGACTACTACAACCAGCACCGCCGCACCGTCGGCGACTTCATCCGCGACGTCGGCGAACAGGGCTGGAGCGATACCTTCAGCGAGCGCTGGGCCTGGGCGAAGATGAACATGAGCCCGACGGATCTGGCCGACGTCAGCGGCGCCACCTACACCTACCTGCTCAACGGCCAGGCACCGGACGGCAACTGGACCGGACTGTTCCAGCCGGGCGAGCGCATCCGCCTGCGCCTGATCAACGCCGCGGCGATGACCTACTTCGACTTCCGCATCCCCGGCCTCAAGCTCACCGTGGTCGCCGCCGACGGCCAGAACGTCGAGCCGGTCGAGGTCGACGAGATCCGCCTGGGCGTGGCGGAAACCTACGACGTGATCGTCACCCCGGATGGCAGTCAGGACGCCTACACCCTGTTCGCCCAGTCCATGGACCGCAGCGGCTACGCCCGCGGCACCCTGGCGCTGCGCGAGGGCCTCTCCGCACCGGTGCCGGCGCCCGATCCGCGCCCCGAACTGAGCATGGCCGACATGGGCCATGGCGATCATGGCGCGCATGGCAGCCATGGTTCAGCCACGACCGGCATGGACCATGCCGCAATGAACCACGGCGACATGAGCCACGGCGCAGCGACGCAGGGCGGCATGGCGCACGCGGCCATGGCCGGGATGGATCACGGGCAGATGGCGGGCATGGACCACGGCAGCATGGCCGGCATGAATCACGGTGCGCCGGCCGGCGCGGCCATAGCCATGCAGGGTCACCCGGCCAGCGAGGCGAACAATCCGCTGATCGACATGCAGACCATGGCGCCCACCGCCAAGCTGGACGATCCGGGCATCGGCCTGCGCGACAACGGCCGCCGCGTGCTGACCTACGCCGACCTGCGCAGCCGCTTCGCCGACCCGGACGGCCGCGCCCCGAGCCGCACGATCGAGCTGCACCTGACCGGCCACATGGAGCGCTTTTCCTGGTCGATCGACGGCGTGCCCTTCGCCCACGCCGAGCCGATCCGCCTCAAGTACGGCGAGCGCATGCGCATCGTGCTGGTCAACGACACCATGATGCACCACCCCATCCACCTGCACGGCCTGTGGAGCGACCTGGAGGACGAGCAGGGCAACTTCAGGGTGCGCAAGCACACCATCGACATGCCGCCCGGTGCGATCCGCAGCTACCGCGTCACCGCCGACGCCCTCGGCCGCTGGGCCTACCACTGCCACATGCTGATGCACATGGACCTCGGCATGTTCCGCGAAGTCCGCGTCGAGGAATGA
- a CDS encoding nicotinamidase: MRIASFDVDAQKGFTPLCPDELPVPGGDQIAPALNHLASKAHLRLGSKDAHSPAAAWRVERHADMLQPLALANADLTWVSHCVTGTPGFELLDALPAPVDYDFFVWKGIEPDLHPYGACYHDLAERRSTGAIEFLRQQAVDLVLVGGLALDYCVRTTALQLRRAGFAVGVYLPACRALAEDSARIALAELETAGVALYPTAQALDAAFAAARER, encoded by the coding sequence ATGCGCATAGCCAGCTTCGATGTCGATGCCCAGAAGGGCTTCACCCCGCTCTGCCCCGATGAGCTGCCGGTACCCGGCGGCGACCAGATCGCCCCGGCGCTCAACCACCTGGCGAGCAAGGCGCACCTGCGCCTGGGCAGCAAGGACGCCCACAGCCCGGCGGCGGCCTGGCGGGTCGAGCGTCACGCCGACATGCTGCAGCCGCTGGCGCTGGCCAACGCCGACCTGACCTGGGTCAGCCACTGCGTGACCGGCACACCCGGCTTCGAGCTGCTCGACGCGCTGCCGGCGCCGGTGGACTACGACTTCTTCGTCTGGAAGGGCATCGAGCCTGACTTGCACCCCTACGGCGCCTGCTACCACGACCTGGCCGAGCGGCGCAGCACCGGCGCCATCGAGTTCCTCCGCCAGCAGGCGGTCGATCTGGTGCTGGTCGGCGGCCTGGCGCTGGACTACTGCGTGCGCACCACCGCCCTGCAGCTGCGCCGCGCCGGTTTCGCCGTCGGTGTCTACCTGCCGGCCTGCCGCGCGCTGGCCGAGGACAGCGCGCGCATCGCCCTCGCCGAGCTGGAAACCGCCGGCGTTGCCCTCTACCCCACCGCGCAGGCCCTGGACGCCGCCTTCGCCGCCGCCCGGGAGCGCTGA
- a CDS encoding sensor histidine kinase, whose product MVSGPQPFNLLRWFSLVSFGLIAAVAVSLAISATRYAVVESIERDALLTAQFIRALTEGEIRHANFGPGVTMGEFLDSREDGSADGIDRLHLERVRREFFDHVSSLPDALQTNIFAPDRTIVWSTNPELVGRRLLDREELEQAFEVKTHVAHAHWRVEGGRTEQQFIRSPQGLYFENYIPLTDNAGNVVSVVEIYKEPADLIARMERAYLLLWLAAGLGGGLIYLGLFWIVRRASRLLAAQQHQLIENETLVALGEMSSAVAHGLRNPLAAIRTSAELALDLDCSPARKNIHDIVLQVDRLSKWVRELLLCSSQLNDEHEAVDLVGAVNEVLNTFEPQIAKAGIQLEWSPAAAPKVLSHPVLLNQALNSVLANALEAMPKGGRLRLELTRDQRRKRLILSVSDTGIGMSEQQQVLAFKPFYSTKRGGLGVGLSLVKRIMERFGGAVSLTSREQVGTHVCLSFRVAEGG is encoded by the coding sequence ATGGTGTCGGGTCCGCAACCATTCAATCTGCTCAGATGGTTCTCGCTGGTCAGCTTCGGTCTGATCGCCGCGGTCGCCGTGTCGCTGGCGATCAGCGCAACGCGCTACGCCGTCGTCGAGAGCATCGAGCGCGACGCTCTGCTTACCGCCCAGTTCATCCGCGCCCTCACCGAGGGTGAGATCCGCCATGCCAACTTCGGGCCGGGCGTGACCATGGGCGAGTTCCTCGATTCCCGCGAGGATGGCTCGGCGGACGGTATCGACCGCCTGCATCTGGAGCGGGTGCGCCGCGAGTTCTTCGACCATGTCTCCAGCCTGCCCGATGCCCTGCAGACCAACATCTTCGCTCCCGATCGCACCATCGTCTGGTCGACCAATCCGGAGCTGGTCGGCCGTCGCCTGCTCGACCGCGAGGAGCTCGAGCAGGCATTCGAGGTCAAGACCCATGTCGCCCACGCCCATTGGCGGGTGGAAGGCGGCCGCACCGAGCAGCAGTTCATCCGCAGTCCCCAGGGCCTCTATTTCGAGAACTACATCCCGCTGACGGACAATGCCGGCAACGTGGTGTCGGTGGTGGAGATCTACAAGGAGCCGGCCGACCTGATCGCGCGCATGGAGCGAGCCTACCTGCTGCTGTGGCTGGCGGCGGGGCTGGGCGGCGGGCTGATCTATCTCGGCCTGTTCTGGATCGTGCGGCGCGCCTCGCGGCTGCTGGCCGCGCAGCAGCACCAACTGATCGAGAACGAGACCCTGGTGGCCCTCGGCGAGATGTCCTCGGCGGTGGCCCACGGCCTGCGCAATCCGCTGGCGGCCATCCGTACCAGTGCCGAACTGGCGCTGGACCTGGACTGCTCGCCGGCGCGCAAGAACATCCACGACATCGTCCTGCAGGTCGACCGCCTGTCGAAATGGGTGCGCGAGCTGCTGCTGTGCTCCAGTCAGCTCAACGACGAGCACGAGGCGGTGGACCTGGTCGGCGCGGTCAACGAGGTGCTGAACACCTTCGAGCCGCAGATCGCCAAGGCCGGCATCCAGCTGGAGTGGTCGCCGGCGGCGGCGCCCAAGGTGCTCAGCCATCCGGTGCTGCTCAACCAGGCGCTCAACAGCGTGCTGGCCAACGCCCTCGAGGCGATGCCCAAGGGCGGACGCCTGCGCCTGGAGCTGACCCGCGACCAGCGCCGCAAGCGGCTGATCCTGAGCGTCAGCGACACCGGTATCGGAATGAGCGAGCAGCAGCAGGTGCTGGCGTTCAAGCCGTTCTATTCGACCAAGCGCGGCGGACTGGGGGTCGGCCTGTCGCTGGTCAAGCGGATCATGGAACGATTCGGCGGCGCGGTCAGCCTGACCAGCCGCGAGCAGGTAGGCACCCATGTGTGCCTGAGCTTCAGGGTGGCCGAGGGAGGCTGA
- a CDS encoding cytochrome c has translation MKRTITTLTLAGLAATAAGAGIIWSGLINVGADDPHLDSVHALLSATRERSIAVRAADIPVPDLSAPELIRRGAGNYHSMCIGCHLAPGMAPTELSQNLYPAPPNLAQIGTNGNPSVAFWIVKHGIKATGMPAWGKSMGDEHIWGMVAFLQQLPSLDAAQYRALVAASDGHSHGGGEGDMHDHSRQHDHSGATPSPQPPAAPHHGDGHDHGHDQEVANAPAAPEKKVHVHADGKEHVHH, from the coding sequence ATGAAAAGAACAATAACCACCCTGACGCTGGCCGGCCTTGCGGCCACCGCGGCCGGCGCCGGCATCATCTGGTCCGGGCTGATCAACGTCGGCGCCGACGATCCGCACCTCGACAGCGTGCACGCCCTGCTGAGCGCCACCCGCGAGCGCTCGATCGCCGTGCGCGCCGCCGACATCCCGGTGCCCGATCTCAGCGCCCCCGAACTGATCCGCCGCGGCGCCGGCAACTACCACTCCATGTGCATCGGCTGCCATCTGGCACCGGGCATGGCGCCTACCGAACTCAGCCAGAACCTCTACCCGGCGCCGCCGAACCTGGCGCAGATCGGCACCAACGGCAATCCGTCGGTGGCCTTCTGGATCGTCAAGCACGGTATCAAGGCCACCGGCATGCCGGCCTGGGGCAAGAGCATGGGCGACGAACACATCTGGGGCATGGTTGCCTTCCTGCAGCAGCTGCCGAGCCTGGACGCGGCGCAGTACCGCGCCCTGGTGGCGGCCAGCGACGGCCACTCGCACGGCGGCGGGGAAGGCGACATGCACGACCACAGCCGCCAGCACGACCACTCCGGGGCAACGCCAAGCCCGCAACCACCGGCAGCACCCCACCACGGTGATGGCCACGACCATGGCCACGACCAGGAAGTCGCCAACGCACCGGCAGCCCCGGAGAAGAAGGTCCACGTGCATGCCGACGGCAAGGAGCACGTCCACCACTGA
- a CDS encoding copper resistance protein B: protein MQGGQAGHGGMSHEQMMQMHQQHMQQMQGQPQAAPSGAEHAGHHPAGYPGSPVPPVTDADRAAAFPDLPPHAMHQGGINYLFVADQLEWQDADEGSALSWDLNGWVGGDIDRLAFRSEGERLNGHTEEAELQLLWSHAIGPWWETVAGVRQDFKPGSPQTWAAFGVQGMPLYGLETEATAFLGEAGQSALRLSAEYDILLTNRLILQPAAEANLYGRNDDERGVGSGFSDLELGLRLRYEIRREFAPYIGVNWHRAYGNTADLLREDDEDVSEARLVAGVRFWF from the coding sequence ATGCAGGGCGGCCAGGCGGGCCACGGCGGCATGAGCCACGAACAGATGATGCAGATGCACCAGCAGCACATGCAGCAGATGCAGGGCCAGCCGCAGGCAGCGCCGAGCGGCGCGGAGCACGCCGGCCACCACCCCGCCGGCTACCCGGGCAGCCCGGTGCCGCCGGTCACCGACGCCGACCGCGCCGCCGCCTTCCCCGATCTGCCGCCCCACGCCATGCACCAGGGCGGGATCAACTACCTGTTCGTCGCCGACCAGCTGGAATGGCAGGACGCCGACGAGGGCAGCGCCCTGAGCTGGGACCTCAATGGCTGGGTCGGCGGCGACATCGACCGCCTCGCCTTCCGCTCCGAAGGCGAGCGGCTCAATGGCCACACCGAGGAAGCCGAGCTGCAGCTGCTGTGGAGCCACGCCATCGGCCCCTGGTGGGAAACCGTGGCCGGCGTGCGCCAGGACTTCAAGCCGGGCTCGCCGCAGACCTGGGCCGCCTTCGGCGTGCAGGGCATGCCGCTGTACGGCCTGGAGACCGAGGCCACCGCCTTCCTCGGCGAGGCCGGGCAGAGCGCCCTGCGCCTCAGCGCCGAGTACGACATCCTGCTGACCAACCGGCTGATCCTGCAGCCCGCCGCCGAGGCCAACCTGTACGGCCGCAACGACGACGAGCGTGGCGTCGGCTCGGGCTTCAGCGACCTCGAACTGGGCCTGCGCCTGCGCTACGAGATCCGCCGCGAGTTCGCCCCCTACATCGGCGTCAACTGGCATCGCGCCTACGGCAACACCGCCGACCTGCTGCGCGAAGACGACGAGGATGTCAGCGAGGCTCGCCTGGTCGCCGGTGTGCGCTTCTGGTTCTGA
- a CDS encoding sigma-54 dependent transcriptional regulator, whose translation MEHSVLIVEDDETLADNIRTYLERKGYEAQVCSSAEQALDCLACQHPDVLLTDHCLPGMTGIELIRQVRSLDAQVKTVMMTAHGNIECAVEAMKAGAYDFLTKPVVLAELKLLIERAIETRQLEHRLSFYQHRDARGAGLDALIGESAPMRALKAMVHQVLDAESHMTDSDLPVVLINGETGTGKELIARALHYDGVRRDGPFVEVNCASIPSHLLEAELFGHEKGAYTDAKERRAGLVEAADGGTLFLDEVGEIDLALQAKLLKLLEDRTIRRLGSVKERKVDLRIISATNCDLEQMVKDGRFRRDLFYRLRIIAIQVPPLRERGGDVLTLARHFLALHGRRYGKSDLQFTVEAEALLRSYDWPGNVRELRNMLEQTVLLARGTRITPDQLSLAGYHGGSPVHVEDCPPPLAAPVDDDPPSLPEVERQLVLRTLERTDWNVTKSARLLGLSRDMLRYRIEKLGLERPDRHH comes from the coding sequence GTGGAGCACAGCGTACTGATCGTCGAGGACGACGAAACCCTGGCGGACAACATCCGCACCTACCTCGAGCGCAAGGGCTACGAGGCGCAGGTCTGCTCCAGTGCCGAACAGGCGCTGGATTGCCTGGCCTGCCAGCATCCCGACGTGCTGCTCACCGATCACTGCCTGCCGGGGATGACCGGCATCGAGCTGATCCGCCAGGTGCGCAGCCTGGACGCCCAGGTGAAGACGGTGATGATGACCGCCCACGGCAACATCGAGTGCGCCGTCGAGGCCATGAAGGCCGGCGCCTACGATTTCCTCACCAAGCCGGTGGTGCTGGCCGAGCTCAAGCTGCTGATCGAGCGGGCCATCGAGACCCGCCAGCTCGAGCATCGTCTGTCCTTCTACCAGCATCGCGATGCCCGCGGCGCCGGGCTGGACGCGCTGATCGGCGAGTCGGCGCCGATGCGGGCGCTCAAGGCGATGGTGCACCAGGTGCTGGATGCGGAAAGCCACATGACCGACAGCGACCTGCCGGTGGTGCTGATCAACGGCGAGACCGGCACCGGCAAGGAGCTGATCGCCCGCGCCCTGCACTACGACGGCGTGCGTCGCGACGGACCGTTCGTCGAAGTCAACTGCGCCTCGATCCCCTCGCACCTGCTGGAGGCCGAGCTGTTCGGTCATGAGAAGGGCGCCTACACCGACGCCAAGGAACGTCGCGCCGGCCTGGTCGAGGCCGCCGACGGAGGCACCCTGTTCCTCGACGAGGTGGGCGAGATCGACCTGGCGCTGCAGGCCAAGCTGCTCAAGCTGCTGGAGGACCGCACCATCCGCCGCCTGGGCTCGGTCAAGGAGCGCAAGGTCGACCTGCGGATCATCAGCGCCACCAACTGCGACCTGGAGCAGATGGTCAAGGACGGGCGTTTCCGCCGCGACCTGTTCTACCGCCTGCGCATCATCGCCATCCAGGTGCCGCCGCTGCGCGAGCGCGGTGGCGACGTCCTCACCCTGGCCCGCCATTTCCTCGCCCTGCACGGCCGCCGCTACGGCAAGTCCGACCTGCAGTTCACCGTCGAGGCCGAGGCCCTGCTGAGAAGCTACGACTGGCCGGGCAACGTGCGCGAGCTGCGCAACATGCTCGAGCAGACCGTGCTGCTCGCCCGCGGCACACGGATCACCCCCGACCAGCTGAGCCTGGCGGGGTATCACGGCGGCAGTCCCGTCCATGTCGAGGACTGCCCGCCGCCGCTCGCCGCCCCGGTCGATGACGACCCGCCCAGCCTGCCGGAGGTGGAGCGCCAGCTGGTGCTGCGCACGCTGGAGCGCACCGACTGGAACGTCACCAAGTCGGCTCGCCTGCTGGGCCTGAGCCGCGACATGCTGCGCTATCGCATCGAGAAGCTGGGGCTGGAGCGGCCGGATCGGCACCACTAG
- the nadE gene encoding ammonia-dependent NAD(+) synthetase, with amino-acid sequence MNELQQRIAEELAVVPPFADAAAELAEIERRKAFIKRCLRDTGLKVLVLGISGGVDSSTAGRLAQLAVEELRAESGDAGYRFIAVRLPHDSQHDEADAQAAMRFVAADEEQTVNIGDAVRGLVEQVAELDPLTPGRRDFVVGNVKARVRMVAQYAIANARNGLVIGTDHAAEAVMGFFTKFGDGACDLAPLTGLVKHQVRALAARLGAPAELVHKVPTADLEELRPGRPDEEAHGVSYAEIDAFLHGQPVSERAADIIRRTWAATAHKRALPRVP; translated from the coding sequence ATGAACGAACTGCAACAACGGATCGCCGAAGAACTCGCCGTGGTGCCGCCCTTCGCCGATGCCGCCGCCGAACTGGCGGAAATCGAGCGGCGCAAGGCCTTCATCAAGCGCTGCCTGCGCGACACCGGCCTCAAGGTGCTGGTGCTCGGCATCAGCGGCGGGGTCGACTCGTCGACCGCCGGCCGCCTGGCGCAGCTCGCCGTCGAGGAACTGCGTGCCGAGAGCGGCGATGCCGGTTACCGCTTCATCGCCGTGCGCCTGCCCCACGACAGCCAGCACGACGAGGCCGACGCCCAGGCGGCCATGCGCTTCGTGGCCGCCGACGAGGAGCAGACGGTGAACATCGGCGACGCCGTGCGCGGGCTGGTCGAGCAGGTCGCCGAGCTGGACCCGCTTACCCCCGGGCGCCGCGACTTCGTGGTCGGCAACGTCAAGGCGCGGGTGCGCATGGTCGCCCAGTACGCCATCGCCAACGCGCGCAACGGCCTGGTGATCGGTACCGACCACGCCGCCGAGGCGGTGATGGGCTTCTTCACCAAGTTCGGCGACGGCGCCTGCGACCTGGCGCCGCTGACCGGGCTGGTCAAGCACCAGGTGCGCGCCCTCGCCGCCCGCCTCGGTGCGCCGGCCGAGCTGGTGCACAAGGTGCCCACCGCCGACCTCGAGGAGCTGCGCCCCGGCCGTCCCGACGAGGAAGCCCACGGCGTCAGCTACGCCGAGATCGACGCCTTCCTGCACGGCCAGCCGGTATCCGAACGCGCCGCGGATATCATCCGGCGCACCTGGGCGGCCACCGCCCACAAGCGCGCGCTGCCCAGGGTGCCGTGA